The following proteins are co-located in the Mesorhizobium sp. M1E.F.Ca.ET.045.02.1.1 genome:
- the dnaA gene encoding chromosomal replication initiator protein DnaA: protein MAASSDAEQKFERVKAQLKARLGAEVYSSWFGRMKVAEASRGIVRISVPTAFLRSWINGHYLDLIAELWRHEDADVLKIEIVVRTATRQGRNNVEPEIAPARKMTKQTQTVLAAGTASNGRVERAPAPRQGGAPVETEFRHNVLGSPLDPRYTFASFIEGPSNRVAFAAAKAVAESQSSAVRFNPLFLHATVGLGKTHLLQAIAAESLRHNPKSRVVYLTAEYFMWRFATAIRDNNALTLKEQLRDIDLLIIDDMQFLQGKSIQHEFCHLINMLLDSAKQVVVAADRPPSELESLEPRVRSRLNGGVALEMSAPDFAMRLGMLKLRLATAKVDDASLDISDDILDHVARTVTGSGRELEGAFNQLLFRQSFEPQITIDRIDEILGHIYRSGEPKRVRIEDIQRIVARHYNVSKTELLSNRRTRTIVKPRQVAMYLSKVMTPRSLPEIGRRFGGRDHTTVLHAVRKIEDLSGADNTLAQELELLRRLINEQA from the coding sequence ATGGCGGCATCCAGCGACGCTGAACAGAAGTTCGAGCGGGTCAAGGCCCAGCTTAAGGCGCGTCTGGGAGCCGAGGTCTATTCGAGCTGGTTTGGCCGCATGAAGGTTGCCGAGGCTTCGCGCGGCATTGTCCGTATTTCCGTGCCCACGGCCTTCCTGCGGTCGTGGATCAACGGCCACTATCTCGACCTTATTGCCGAACTTTGGAGGCATGAGGATGCCGACGTTCTCAAGATCGAGATCGTCGTGCGGACCGCCACGCGCCAAGGCCGCAACAATGTCGAGCCGGAGATCGCGCCGGCGCGCAAGATGACCAAACAGACGCAGACCGTGCTCGCCGCCGGCACCGCAAGCAACGGCCGGGTGGAGCGGGCGCCGGCGCCTCGCCAGGGCGGCGCGCCGGTGGAGACCGAGTTCCGCCACAATGTGCTGGGGTCACCACTCGACCCGCGCTACACTTTCGCCTCGTTCATCGAAGGACCCTCGAACCGGGTCGCCTTCGCGGCCGCCAAGGCGGTGGCGGAATCGCAGTCGAGCGCCGTGCGCTTCAACCCGCTCTTCCTTCACGCGACCGTCGGACTGGGCAAGACGCACCTTTTGCAGGCGATCGCGGCGGAATCGCTGCGGCACAACCCGAAATCGCGCGTGGTCTATCTAACGGCGGAATATTTCATGTGGCGCTTCGCCACCGCCATCCGCGACAACAATGCGCTCACCCTCAAAGAGCAATTGCGCGATATCGATCTTCTGATCATCGACGACATGCAGTTCCTGCAGGGCAAGTCGATCCAGCATGAGTTCTGCCACCTGATCAACATGCTGCTCGACAGCGCCAAGCAGGTGGTGGTCGCCGCCGACCGGCCGCCGTCGGAACTGGAATCGCTGGAGCCGCGCGTGCGTTCGCGCCTCAATGGCGGCGTGGCGCTCGAAATGTCGGCGCCGGATTTCGCCATGCGCCTCGGCATGCTGAAGCTGCGCCTCGCCACCGCCAAGGTCGACGATGCCTCGCTCGACATTTCGGACGATATCCTCGATCACGTCGCGCGCACGGTGACAGGCAGCGGACGCGAGCTCGAAGGCGCCTTCAACCAGCTTCTGTTCCGCCAGTCCTTCGAGCCGCAGATCACCATCGACCGCATCGACGAGATCCTCGGCCACATCTACCGCTCGGGCGAGCCAAAGCGGGTGCGCATCGAGGACATCCAGCGCATCGTGGCGCGCCACTACAACGTGTCGAAGACGGAGCTGCTGTCCAACCGGCGCACGCGCACCATCGTCAAGCCGCGGCAGGTGGCAATGTATCTGTCGAAGGTGATGACGCCGCGCTCGCTGCCGGAAATCGGGCGGCGTTTCGGCGGCCGCGACCACACGACGGTGCTCCATGCCGTGCGCAAGATCGAGGATCTTTCCGGTGCCGACAACACGCTGGCGCAGGAGCTCGAACTGCTCCGAAGGCTGATCAACGAGCAGGCCTGA
- a CDS encoding enoyl-CoA hydratase → MTYETILAETRGKVGLITLNRPKALNALNSQVMTEVVAAVNAFNADAGIGAMVLTGSEKAFAAGADIKEMQAIAFVDAYTQDFFVGWEELTRARKPIIAAVAGYALGGGCELAMMCDFIIAADNAKFGQPEITLGVMPGMGGSQRLTRFVGKSKAMDMCLTGRMMDAAEAERCGLVSRVVPAGELVEEAMKAAAKIADFSLPSVMMTKEAVNRSYETTLAEGLRFERRLFHSLFALDDQKEGMAAFVEKRKPNFTNR, encoded by the coding sequence ATGACCTATGAAACCATTCTCGCGGAGACACGCGGCAAGGTCGGGCTGATCACGCTGAACCGGCCGAAGGCGCTCAACGCGCTGAATTCGCAGGTGATGACGGAAGTCGTAGCCGCGGTGAATGCGTTCAACGCCGATGCCGGCATCGGCGCGATGGTCCTTACGGGTTCGGAAAAGGCCTTCGCCGCCGGCGCCGACATCAAGGAAATGCAGGCGATCGCCTTCGTGGACGCCTATACCCAAGACTTCTTCGTCGGCTGGGAAGAGCTCACGCGTGCCCGCAAGCCGATCATCGCGGCGGTGGCCGGCTACGCGCTGGGCGGCGGCTGCGAACTGGCCATGATGTGCGATTTCATCATCGCCGCCGACAATGCGAAGTTCGGCCAACCCGAAATTACGCTCGGCGTCATGCCGGGCATGGGCGGATCGCAGCGGCTGACCCGCTTCGTCGGCAAGTCGAAGGCGATGGATATGTGCCTGACCGGACGGATGATGGACGCCGCCGAAGCCGAACGCTGCGGGCTGGTGTCGCGGGTCGTGCCGGCCGGCGAACTGGTCGAGGAAGCGATGAAGGCGGCGGCGAAGATCGCTGATTTTTCACTGCCATCGGTGATGATGACCAAGGAAGCCGTCAACCGGTCCTATGAGACGACGCTTGCCGAAGGCCTGCGCTTCGAGCGCCGCCTGTTCCATTCGCTGTTCGCGCTCGACGACCAGAAGGAAGGCATGGCCGCCTTCGTCGAGAAGCGGAAGCCGAACTTCACCAACCGCTAG
- the mutM gene encoding bifunctional DNA-formamidopyrimidine glycosylase/DNA-(apurinic or apyrimidinic site) lyase, with protein MPELPEVETVRRGLQPVLEGARLVNVEARRPDLRFPFPERFSERLTGKTVTALGRRAKYLTMHIEDGPVLICHLGMSGSFRIETAEGSDIPGAFRHERSKSAAHDHVVFDVASPKGERSRVIFNDPRRFGFMLFAEGAPDAHPMLAGLGIEPTGNALDGPLLASLLKGRRSPLKAALLDQRLIAGLGNIYVSEALWRAGLSPLREAGTIAGSGKKAKEQCERLAEAIRSVIADAIAAGGSSLRDYVQADGSLGYFQHSFAVYDREGESCPKPGCGGHIERIVQSGRSTFYCRTCQR; from the coding sequence ATGCCTGAACTGCCCGAGGTCGAAACCGTGCGGCGGGGGCTGCAGCCGGTTCTGGAGGGGGCCCGCCTCGTCAACGTCGAGGCGCGCAGGCCCGATCTTCGCTTTCCTTTTCCCGAGCGCTTCTCGGAGCGGCTTACCGGCAAGACCGTGACGGCGCTTGGCCGGCGCGCCAAGTATCTGACGATGCATATCGAAGACGGTCCGGTGCTGATCTGTCATCTCGGCATGTCCGGATCGTTCCGAATCGAAACCGCCGAGGGCAGCGACATCCCCGGCGCCTTTCGCCACGAACGGTCGAAGAGCGCGGCACACGACCATGTCGTGTTCGATGTCGCCTCGCCGAAGGGCGAGCGGTCCCGTGTCATCTTCAACGACCCGCGCCGTTTCGGCTTCATGCTGTTTGCCGAGGGGGCGCCGGACGCGCATCCGATGCTGGCCGGGCTGGGCATCGAGCCGACCGGCAACGCGCTCGACGGCCCCCTGCTCGCCTCGCTGCTCAAGGGCCGCAGATCGCCGCTCAAGGCAGCACTGCTCGACCAGCGGCTGATCGCGGGGCTCGGCAATATATATGTGTCGGAGGCGCTGTGGCGCGCCGGCCTGTCGCCGCTGCGCGAAGCCGGCACCATCGCCGGCTCCGGCAAGAAAGCCAAAGAGCAATGCGAACGCCTGGCCGAAGCGATCCGCTCGGTCATCGCCGATGCGATCGCCGCCGGCGGATCGTCGCTGCGCGACTATGTCCAGGCCGATGGATCGCTCGGCTATTTCCAGCATTCCTTCGCCGTTTACGACCGCGAGGGCGAGTCATGTCCGAAGCCAGGGTGCGGCGGCCATATCGAGCGCATCGTGCAGAGCGGCCGCTCGACATTCTATTGCCGGACCTGTCAGCGGTGA
- a CDS encoding phosphopentomutase, producing the protein MARAFLFVLDSFGIGGAADAGRYGDTGANTFGHIAQACAEGRADREGLRRGPLAVPNMVSLGLARAAETATGLKLDLDMPLLASSFHGAAQEVSSGKDTPSGHWEIAGLPVRFDWGYFPDTAPAFPAALTEAIIREGQVPGILGDCHAPGTEIIERFGEEHIRTGKPICYTSVDSVLQIAAHETHFGLERLYELCLTVRRLVDPLKIGRVIARPFVGETSATFQRTHNRRDYAVPPPEPTLLDRLTKRGSKVIAVGKIGDIFAHRGISEVRKAGGNMAMFDEALGAMDDAGEGDLVFANFVDFDTEFGHRRDVAGYAGALEAFDRRLPEALSRIRPGDLLILTADHGNDPTWRGTDHTRERVPVIGIGPGLKGGDIGLRPTFADIGETVADHLGLAPGRHGTSFLATTGGHA; encoded by the coding sequence ATGGCGCGGGCTTTCTTATTCGTTCTCGATTCTTTCGGCATAGGCGGAGCAGCCGACGCCGGACGCTACGGCGACACCGGCGCCAACACGTTCGGACATATCGCGCAGGCCTGCGCCGAGGGCCGGGCGGATCGCGAAGGGTTGCGCCGGGGGCCGCTCGCCGTGCCCAACATGGTCTCGCTCGGGCTCGCGCGGGCGGCAGAGACGGCGACAGGGCTGAAGCTCGACCTCGACATGCCGTTGCTTGCCTCGTCCTTCCATGGCGCCGCCCAGGAGGTCTCGAGCGGCAAGGACACGCCTTCGGGCCATTGGGAGATCGCCGGCCTGCCGGTGCGTTTCGACTGGGGCTATTTTCCCGATACCGCGCCGGCCTTCCCGGCCGCGTTGACGGAAGCGATCATCCGCGAAGGTCAGGTGCCGGGCATCCTCGGTGATTGCCATGCGCCCGGAACCGAGATCATCGAGCGCTTCGGCGAGGAGCACATCCGCACCGGCAAGCCGATCTGTTACACCTCAGTGGACTCCGTGTTGCAGATCGCAGCGCACGAGACGCATTTCGGCCTGGAGCGACTTTACGAGCTTTGCCTGACGGTGCGCCGGCTGGTGGATCCGCTGAAGATCGGGCGGGTGATCGCGCGGCCCTTCGTCGGCGAGACGTCAGCCACCTTCCAGCGCACCCACAACCGCCGCGACTATGCCGTGCCGCCGCCGGAGCCGACCTTGCTCGACCGGCTGACGAAACGTGGCAGCAAGGTCATCGCCGTCGGCAAGATCGGCGACATCTTCGCCCATCGCGGCATCTCGGAGGTGCGCAAGGCGGGCGGCAACATGGCGATGTTCGACGAGGCGCTGGGCGCCATGGACGACGCCGGCGAGGGCGATCTGGTCTTTGCCAATTTCGTCGATTTCGACACCGAGTTCGGCCACCGGCGCGATGTCGCCGGCTATGCCGGAGCGCTCGAGGCCTTCGACCGCCGGCTGCCGGAGGCGCTGTCGCGCATCAGGCCGGGTGACCTGCTCATCCTCACCGCCGATCACGGCAATGACCCTACCTGGCGCGGGACCGACCACACGCGGGAACGCGTCCCGGTGATCGGCATCGGGCCGGGGCTGAAGGGCGGCGACATCGGGCTGAGGCCAACCTTCGCCGACATCGGTGAAACCGTCGCCGACCATCTTGGCCTGGCGCCCGGCCGTCACGGCACCTCTTTCCTTGCAACGACAGGCGGCCATGCCTGA
- the dnaN gene encoding DNA polymerase III subunit beta encodes MRVILERSNLLKSLNHVHRVVERRNTIPILSNVLLSAEGASLEMKATDLDLEVTEATPAKVERGGATTVPAHLLYDIVRKLADGAEVMLKTDEDGNAMTVTSGRSSFRLQCLPQSDFPELSAGSFSHIFRLDSAALKGLIEKTQFAISTEETRYYLNGIFLHTHEVGGKLKLRSVATDGHRLARAEIDAPAGSEGMPGIIIPRKTVSELQKLVDDPDVAVTTELSDTKIRFTIGSVILTSKLIDGTFPDYQRVIPTGNDKKLIIDRQSFAAAVDRVSTISSERGRAVKMSINDGQLTLAVNNPDSGSATEELAADYSSDPIEIGFNAKYLLDVAAQLTGSEAKFMLADAGSPTLIHDMADETALYVLMPMRV; translated from the coding sequence ATGCGTGTTATCCTGGAACGGTCCAATCTCCTGAAGTCCCTCAACCACGTTCATCGCGTGGTGGAGCGGCGCAACACCATACCGATCCTGTCGAATGTGCTGCTCAGCGCAGAAGGCGCGAGCCTCGAGATGAAAGCGACCGACCTCGACCTCGAGGTGACGGAAGCCACGCCCGCCAAGGTCGAGCGCGGCGGCGCGACGACGGTCCCGGCGCATCTGCTCTACGACATCGTGCGCAAGCTCGCCGACGGCGCCGAGGTCATGCTGAAGACCGACGAGGACGGCAATGCGATGACGGTCACGTCAGGCCGCTCCAGCTTCCGCCTGCAGTGCCTGCCGCAGTCCGATTTCCCGGAACTTTCGGCCGGCTCCTTCTCGCACATCTTCCGGCTCGACTCGGCGGCGCTCAAAGGCCTGATCGAGAAGACCCAGTTCGCCATCTCGACCGAAGAGACGCGCTACTATCTCAACGGCATCTTCCTGCACACGCATGAGGTGGGCGGCAAGCTGAAGCTGCGCTCGGTCGCGACCGACGGGCACCGCCTGGCGCGCGCCGAAATCGACGCGCCGGCAGGCTCCGAAGGCATGCCCGGCATCATCATCCCGCGCAAGACGGTGAGCGAGCTGCAGAAGCTGGTCGACGACCCGGATGTGGCGGTGACGACGGAGCTGTCGGACACCAAGATCCGCTTCACCATCGGCAGCGTCATCCTGACTTCGAAGCTGATCGACGGCACCTTCCCCGACTATCAGCGCGTCATCCCGACCGGCAACGACAAGAAGCTGATCATCGACCGCCAGAGCTTCGCCGCCGCCGTCGACCGCGTCTCGACCATTTCGTCGGAGCGCGGCCGGGCAGTGAAAATGTCGATCAACGACGGCCAGCTCACGCTCGCCGTCAACAATCCGGATTCGGGCAGCGCCACCGAGGAGCTGGCGGCCGACTATTCGTCCGATCCGATCGAGATCGGCTTCAACGCCAAATATCTGCTCGACGTCGCCGCCCAACTCACCGGTTCGGAGGCGAAGTTCATGCTGGCGGATGCCGGGTCGCCGACGCTGATCCACGACATGGCCGACGAGACCGCGCTCTATGTGCTGATGCCGATGCGGGTGTAG
- the rpsT gene encoding 30S ribosomal protein S20, which yields MANTSSAKKATRKIARRAAINKNRRSRVRTYVRQVEEALAAGDKAAALEAFKAAEPELMRAATKGVIHKNTASRKVSRLAQRVKVLSA from the coding sequence ATGGCCAATACGTCTTCGGCCAAAAAGGCAACGCGCAAGATCGCCCGCCGCGCGGCGATCAACAAGAACCGCCGCTCGCGCGTCCGCACCTATGTCCGCCAGGTCGAAGAGGCGCTCGCCGCCGGCGACAAGGCCGCGGCGCTGGAAGCCTTCAAGGCCGCGGAGCCGGAATTGATGCGTGCCGCCACCAAGGGCGTCATCCACAAGAACACGGCGTCCCGCAAGGTTTCGCGCCTGGCCCAGCGCGTCAAGGTGCTGTCGGCCTGA